TGAGCTAACTACTTGGCTAGCAAATCTCACCCAATTAGTAGAGCTGGATCTTTCAAATAACCATTTTAAGGGTCCCATCCCCATGCAACTGGGGAATCTGAAGAATCTGGTTGCCATAAACTTAAGTGGTAACGTGCTCATAGGTCCAATCTCTTCATCCCTTGTTCATTTGACCAACTTGACATCTCTATGCCTCAGTTTGAACCAAATCAACAGTTCCATCCCTTCAGATGTAGGAAATTTGAAAAAGCTAGTTCACCTGGATCTTAGTTCTAATTACCTTAATGGTTCAATTCCCTCATCCCTTAATCATTTAACCAGATTGAATTATTTGTCCTTTCATTCAAATTTCATAGAAGGTTCATAGACCAGGAAATTAGGAATGTAGAACATTTGAGTCTTGATTCAAACCAATCTCcacaatatgacatatttgtATCTTGATTCAAACCAATTCAACGGCTCCATTCCCCAAGAAATAGGCAACATGAAGAGTCTTACAGACTTGAACCTCAGCAATAACAACATCGTTGGTGAAATCCCTTCCACTATACGTCATTTAACTAATTTGTCCTTTTTGTCCCTTAGTTGGAATCAAATCAGTGGTTCTATCCCCACAGAATTAGCTAAATGCTCTTCACTGACCAACTTGTCTTTAAGCCACAACTACTTAAATGGAAGCATTCCCTCTCAATTCAGTGATCTTATTTCTTTACGTTTTATTGACCTCAGCTACAATAATCTCATAGGCAACATTCACCTTTATCTTGTTAACTTGGAATTTAACCTGTCATACAATTCTTTGAAGGGTCAAATctcaaatattttccaaaatcaTAGTTACGATGCATTTATCGGCAATAAGGATTTATGTGGTGACCTCAAAGGTTTCTCTCCTTGCCTTTCATCTTCCCAAATCATGAGCAATATAAAAATGTCACTTCCCCTCACAATTTTCTTTGTGCTTTTACTTCTTTGGTGTTTTTTCTACTCTCGATGTTGGGTCATAGGGAAAACACAATCCAATCCAAGTAGAACAAAAAATGGGGACTTATTCTCAATATGGAATTTTGATGGAAAAATTGCATACGAAGATATCATTGAAGCAACAAAAG
This DNA window, taken from Quercus robur chromosome 2, dhQueRobu3.1, whole genome shotgun sequence, encodes the following:
- the LOC126715117 gene encoding probable leucine-rich repeat receptor-like protein kinase At1g35710, whose protein sequence is MESGWWRWWSSNRNNTSSHCKWPGIACNKAGSVTEIKPPRNFMVGDKFVKLNFSSFPNLVRLDLCGNGLQGSITAHFGVLSKLMYFNQSSNNMTGELTTWLANLTQLVELDLSNNHFKGPIPMQLGNLKNLVAINLSGNVLIGPISSSLVHLTNLTSLCLSLNQINSSIPSDVGNLKKLVHLDLSSNYLNGSIPSSLNHLTRLNYLSFHSNFIEGS